Proteins co-encoded in one Cupriavidus metallidurans CH34 genomic window:
- a CDS encoding DUF2880 domain-containing protein, producing MTIQARRVLTALALIALPVTAMAAPAASSADAPVNVELGQRGGKPEAPEAPGACMNAVKAALPNPDQFRWVRGTTRRVAEDVYSVVGSIEYVDKSGQARKGEAQCDVMRAPGNQFIVPKVRLPQ from the coding sequence ATGACGATCCAAGCGCGCCGCGTGTTGACGGCGCTTGCATTGATCGCGCTGCCGGTGACCGCGATGGCGGCGCCTGCCGCATCCTCGGCCGACGCGCCCGTCAACGTCGAACTGGGCCAGCGCGGCGGCAAGCCCGAAGCGCCCGAGGCACCCGGTGCCTGCATGAACGCGGTGAAGGCCGCGTTGCCGAATCCCGACCAGTTTCGCTGGGTGCGCGGCACCACTCGCCGCGTGGCCGAAGACGTCTACAGCGTGGTCGGCAGCATCGAGTACGTGGACAAGTCAGGACAGGCCCGCAAGGGCGAGGCGCAGTGCGATGTGATGCGCGCCCCCGGTAACCAGTTCATCGTGCCGAAGGTGCGTTTGCCCCAGTAA
- a CDS encoding helix-turn-helix domain-containing protein — MKQRNTRDCVHLLIDGLKRQGPLRRDVMADACGLTPEETTRALKAARQMNVVDHVPYGPGTLPGAIFYQLTGRQLPPARKSTRVPRAPDDRFQPLLEAWWSSNELDRVDRA, encoded by the coding sequence ATGAAACAACGGAATACGCGCGATTGCGTGCATCTGCTGATCGATGGTCTCAAGCGTCAAGGTCCGCTGCGCCGTGACGTGATGGCCGACGCGTGTGGTCTTACCCCCGAGGAAACCACGCGCGCGCTAAAGGCCGCGCGCCAGATGAACGTGGTCGATCACGTGCCCTACGGTCCCGGCACGTTGCCCGGCGCCATCTTCTACCAGCTCACGGGCCGGCAGCTCCCGCCCGCCCGCAAGAGCACGCGCGTGCCGCGCGCGCCCGACGACCGCTTCCAGCCGCTGCTGGAGGCCTGGTGGAGCAGCAACGAACTCGATCGCGTCGATCGCGCATAA
- a CDS encoding DUF1579 domain-containing protein, with product MKIEATNEHRWLQKLVGRWVGEGEAQMGPEAPPEKWKIPEQVSQVGDVWVQARAEGEFPGCGSAVTIMTLGYDPVRKHFVGTFIGSMMTHMWVYEGDLEADGRTLTLRADGPAFGPDGNVIEGKTAKYRDVVAMVDDDHRTLTSFMQADNGEWMQIVQARYRREK from the coding sequence ATGAAGATCGAAGCGACCAACGAACACCGCTGGCTACAAAAGCTCGTCGGCAGGTGGGTAGGCGAGGGCGAGGCCCAGATGGGCCCCGAGGCACCGCCTGAAAAATGGAAGATCCCCGAGCAGGTCAGCCAGGTGGGCGACGTCTGGGTGCAGGCGCGTGCGGAGGGCGAGTTTCCGGGATGTGGGTCGGCGGTCACGATCATGACGCTCGGCTACGACCCCGTTCGCAAGCATTTTGTCGGCACGTTCATCGGTTCGATGATGACCCACATGTGGGTCTACGAAGGCGATCTCGAGGCCGATGGCCGTACGCTCACGCTGCGTGCCGATGGCCCGGCGTTCGGCCCGGATGGCAATGTGATCGAGGGAAAAACGGCGAAGTACCGCGACGTTGTGGCCATGGTTGACGACGATCACCGCACGCTGACGTCGTTCATGCAGGCCGACAACGGCGAGTGGATGCAGATCGTGCAGGCTCGCTATCGTCGCGAGAAGTAG
- a CDS encoding efflux RND transporter permease subunit: MCVIAVVLFFFGLRAAGKLSVDAFPDVTNVQVQIATEATGRSPEEVERFVTVPIEMSMTGLPGLEEMRSLNKAGLSLITLVFTDKTDVYFARQLVMERLIEVSGRMPEGVTPVLGPVSTGLGEVYQYTLDRADDGDRELTQEELSERRIAQDWVVRPLLRSIPGVAEINSQGGFVRQYQALVNPERMRHYGINIQQVYQALARNNANSGGGVLPHYAEQYLIRGVGLAKGVDDIGSIVLKEINGTPVYLRDVAQVTIGHEVRQGALVKNGQTEAVGGIVMMMRGGNAKEVVSRVKARVADINERGMLPGKLQIVPYYDRSELVDSALWTVTKVLLEGVVLVVIVLFLFLGDVRSSVIVLATLVLTPLLTFIVMNQVGLSANLMSLGGLAIAIGLMVDGSVVVVENAFERLGHAEKTGLTRTQVLVKAVQEVATPVIVGVGIIILVFLPLMTLSGMEGKMFAPLAFTISIALAISLFLSLTLSPVLSSYLLKGGAEHDTRVIAFMKRYYLRMLHWSLANSKKTVLSAVGLFIATLMIVPLLGTSFIPEMKEGSIVPAIDRVPNISLEESIKLEKQANKLVLEVPGVKSVVSGVGRGESPADPQGQNESTPIASLKDRDEWPDGWTQDDIANAIREKLKAIPGVQIVMAQPISDRVDEMVSGVRSDIAVKIFGDDLETLRDLAGQIARVAGGIQGSQDIRIERISGQQYLSIEIDRQAIARYGLNVSDIHDIIEIAIGGKRATDIFEGERRFAAAVRLPEEFRSNVQEIRQLLVSAPDGVQVPLQSVAKIEVTDGPAQISREMAKRRVVVMINVKDRDLGGFVAELQSATESKVKLPEGYYFEWGGQFQNMERAMGHLKIIVPITIAAIFFLLFLLFNSVRYATLIITVLPFASIGGIIGLFVTGEYLSVPASVGFIALWGMAVLNGVVLVSYIRTLRESGMSLRNAVVRGATQRFRPVMMTATIAMLGLVPFLFSTGPGSEVQRPLAVVVIGGLITSTLLTLVMVPTLYRWFDDRKPEPRDMSV, encoded by the coding sequence GTGTGCGTGATCGCCGTGGTGCTGTTCTTCTTTGGCCTGCGTGCGGCCGGGAAGCTCTCCGTCGATGCGTTCCCGGACGTGACCAACGTCCAGGTGCAGATCGCCACGGAAGCCACGGGACGGTCGCCTGAGGAAGTGGAGCGCTTTGTCACGGTGCCGATCGAGATGTCGATGACGGGCCTGCCCGGACTCGAGGAGATGCGCTCGCTGAACAAGGCGGGCCTGTCGCTGATCACGCTTGTGTTCACGGACAAGACCGACGTCTACTTCGCGCGGCAGCTCGTCATGGAGCGGCTGATCGAGGTTTCCGGCCGAATGCCCGAGGGCGTGACGCCGGTGCTCGGGCCGGTTTCTACCGGGTTGGGCGAGGTCTACCAGTACACGCTGGACCGCGCCGACGACGGCGACCGCGAACTGACGCAGGAGGAACTGTCGGAGCGCCGCATCGCGCAGGACTGGGTGGTGAGGCCGCTGCTGCGCTCGATCCCGGGCGTGGCGGAAATCAACTCGCAGGGCGGCTTCGTGCGGCAGTACCAGGCACTGGTCAATCCGGAGCGGATGCGCCACTACGGGATCAACATCCAGCAGGTCTACCAGGCGCTGGCGCGTAACAACGCCAACTCCGGCGGTGGCGTGCTGCCGCATTACGCCGAGCAGTACCTGATTCGCGGCGTGGGCCTGGCCAAGGGTGTCGACGATATCGGCAGCATCGTGCTCAAGGAGATCAACGGCACGCCGGTCTACCTGCGCGATGTGGCACAGGTGACGATCGGCCACGAGGTCCGCCAGGGCGCGCTGGTCAAGAACGGCCAGACCGAGGCCGTTGGCGGCATCGTGATGATGATGCGCGGTGGCAACGCCAAGGAAGTGGTGAGCCGCGTCAAGGCTCGCGTGGCGGATATCAACGAGCGTGGCATGTTGCCGGGCAAGCTGCAGATCGTGCCGTACTACGACCGTAGCGAACTGGTGGACTCCGCGCTGTGGACCGTCACCAAGGTGCTGCTCGAAGGCGTGGTGCTGGTGGTGATCGTGCTGTTCCTGTTCCTGGGCGACGTGCGTTCCTCGGTGATCGTGCTGGCCACGCTGGTGCTGACACCATTGCTGACGTTCATCGTGATGAACCAGGTGGGGCTGTCGGCCAACCTGATGTCGCTGGGGGGGCTGGCCATCGCCATCGGCCTGATGGTCGACGGCTCGGTCGTGGTGGTCGAGAACGCGTTCGAGCGGCTCGGCCACGCGGAGAAAACCGGGCTGACGCGCACGCAGGTGCTGGTCAAGGCGGTGCAGGAAGTGGCCACGCCGGTGATCGTGGGCGTGGGCATCATCATCCTGGTGTTCCTGCCGCTGATGACGCTGTCCGGCATGGAAGGCAAGATGTTCGCGCCGCTGGCCTTCACGATCTCGATCGCGCTGGCGATCTCGCTGTTCCTGTCGCTGACGCTGTCGCCGGTGCTGTCGTCGTACCTGCTCAAGGGCGGCGCCGAACACGACACGCGCGTCATCGCGTTCATGAAGCGCTACTACCTGCGCATGCTTCACTGGTCGCTGGCAAACAGCAAGAAGACCGTGCTGTCGGCGGTGGGGCTGTTCATCGCCACGCTGATGATCGTGCCGCTGCTTGGTACATCATTCATTCCGGAGATGAAGGAAGGCTCGATCGTGCCGGCTATCGACCGCGTGCCGAACATCTCGCTGGAAGAGTCGATCAAGTTGGAGAAACAGGCCAACAAGCTGGTGCTCGAAGTGCCGGGCGTGAAGTCGGTGGTCTCGGGCGTGGGTCGTGGTGAAAGCCCGGCCGACCCGCAGGGTCAGAACGAATCGACGCCGATCGCCAGCCTCAAGGACCGCGACGAGTGGCCCGATGGCTGGACGCAGGACGACATCGCCAACGCGATCCGCGAGAAGCTCAAGGCCATTCCCGGCGTGCAGATTGTGATGGCGCAGCCGATCTCGGACCGCGTGGACGAGATGGTCAGTGGTGTGCGTTCCGATATCGCCGTGAAGATCTTCGGCGACGACCTGGAGACGCTGCGTGACCTGGCCGGCCAGATCGCCCGCGTGGCAGGTGGCATCCAGGGGTCGCAGGACATCCGTATCGAACGGATCTCGGGCCAGCAATACCTGTCGATCGAGATCGACCGTCAGGCGATTGCGCGGTACGGGCTGAACGTGTCGGACATCCACGACATCATCGAGATCGCCATCGGCGGCAAGCGTGCCACGGATATCTTCGAAGGCGAACGTCGCTTTGCGGCGGCCGTACGTCTGCCCGAGGAATTCCGCAGCAACGTGCAGGAGATTCGCCAGTTGCTGGTATCGGCGCCCGATGGCGTGCAGGTGCCGCTGCAGAGCGTGGCGAAGATCGAAGTGACCGATGGTCCGGCGCAGATCAGCCGCGAAATGGCCAAGCGCCGCGTGGTGGTGATGATCAACGTGAAGGATCGCGATCTCGGCGGCTTCGTGGCCGAACTGCAGTCCGCCACCGAGAGCAAGGTCAAGCTGCCCGAGGGCTACTACTTCGAGTGGGGCGGCCAGTTCCAGAACATGGAACGCGCGATGGGCCACCTGAAGATCATCGTGCCGATTACCATCGCCGCGATCTTCTTCCTGCTGTTCCTGCTGTTCAATTCGGTGCGCTATGCCACGCTGATCATCACGGTGCTGCCGTTTGCATCGATCGGCGGCATCATCGGGCTGTTCGTCACGGGCGAGTACCTGTCCGTACCGGCGTCGGTGGGCTTTATCGCGCTGTGGGGCATGGCGGTGCTGAACGGGGTGGTGCTGGTGTCGTACATCCGCACATTGCGCGAGTCGGGCATGTCGCTGCGCAACGCGGTGGTGCGCGGCGCCACGCAGCGTTTCCGTCCGGTGATGATGACCGCGACGATCGCCATGCTGGGTCTGGTGCCGTTCCTGTTCTCGACGGGCCCCGGCTCCGAGGTGCAGCGTCCGCTGGCGGTGGTGGTGATCGGCGGGCTGATCACGTCGACGCTGCTCACGCTGGTCATGGTGCCCACGCTGTACCGCTGGTTCGATGACCGCAAGCCGGAGCCGCGCGACATGTCGGTGTAA
- a CDS encoding IS30-like element IS1088 family transposase, producing MTKKNYQQLSETERHAIALGLQQKQSLSAIARALGRDKSTISRECNRNAGGKGYASKFAQQRSDNRKRQARPSPKLHRQGPLFPLVCDYLRHKWSPQQIANELQRLHPQDRRLQASHESIYTCIYAQPRGELKKELVSCLRMAHAKRWPRSRGKDRRKETQDLLSIHVRAPEIEDRQLPGHWEGDLIKGKANASAIGTLVERTTRLVVLVKLPHPNPATAAHVLQAFSDKLKTIAQPMRQTLTYDRGSEMAEHRQLSENTGMKVYFCDPYSPWQRGSNENTNGLLRQYFPKGTDLSGYSQEQLDAVADELNGRPRMTLGWRKPIEVYAEHLARLAQQPDLVH from the coding sequence ATGACCAAGAAAAATTACCAGCAGTTGAGTGAGACCGAACGCCATGCGATAGCCCTGGGGCTGCAGCAAAAGCAAAGCCTCAGCGCCATAGCCAGGGCCCTGGGGCGTGACAAGAGCACTATCAGCCGCGAGTGCAATCGCAATGCAGGCGGCAAGGGCTACGCCTCCAAGTTCGCCCAGCAGCGCAGTGACAATCGCAAACGCCAAGCCCGTCCCAGCCCCAAGCTGCACCGCCAAGGGCCCTTGTTCCCGCTGGTTTGCGACTACCTGCGCCACAAGTGGTCGCCCCAGCAAATCGCCAACGAACTCCAGCGTCTTCACCCACAGGATCGCCGCTTGCAAGCCTCACACGAAAGCATCTACACCTGCATCTACGCCCAGCCCCGGGGAGAGCTCAAGAAGGAGCTGGTGTCCTGCCTGCGCATGGCCCACGCCAAACGTTGGCCCCGCTCCAGGGGAAAGGATCGCCGCAAGGAGACGCAAGACTTGCTGAGCATCCATGTGCGAGCACCCGAGATCGAGGATCGCCAGTTGCCCGGCCACTGGGAGGGTGATCTGATCAAAGGCAAGGCTAACGCCAGTGCGATTGGCACGCTGGTCGAGCGCACCACCCGTCTGGTGGTGCTGGTCAAGCTGCCACACCCCAACCCCGCCACAGCGGCGCATGTACTGCAAGCCTTCAGCGACAAGCTCAAGACAATAGCCCAGCCGATGCGCCAGACCCTGACCTACGACCGGGGCAGCGAGATGGCCGAGCACCGCCAGCTCAGCGAGAACACAGGCATGAAGGTGTACTTCTGCGACCCCTACAGTCCCTGGCAAAGGGGGAGCAACGAGAACACCAATGGGCTCTTGCGCCAGTACTTCCCCAAGGGGACTGATCTGAGTGGCTACAGCCAGGAGCAGTTGGACGCTGTGGCCGATGAGCTCAATGGACGGCCCAGGATGACTCTGGGGTGGCGCAAGCCCATCGAGGTCTATGCCGAGCATTTGGCGCGGCTGGCCCAGCAGCCGGATTTAGTGCATTGA
- a CDS encoding TolC family protein has product MKTKKTLTWAAALSLMSAPAWAAQPVPAGVTAAPGAASPQAAKLAAKAMARATTPAPDTFDLPQLLQLAQSTNKGVEAAQANVDAATAAITSARAYPNPQVEVMYGRLSGKQPGVTSGNAPSYAIVQKLDYPNQRNLREQMAGRGLEASEAMRQGFRSDLAARVKTSYYQVLRRETELAAAREDLNMMRQIQERAKVRVNVGEAPRYELIKADTELLAAQKTLQTAELRVDQAKATLRQQVGGVMPARFALDGSLGHAPDMPPLATLRDTLQASNAELTQRRSELERAKLGVDYQRALRWPEVAVRASTDRQPDNNVSQIGLVMTIPIWDRRSGPVGEATAQATQARTALEAREFELMQELDTAYRQYEIAQAQVTALESGIVREAESALGVAESAYRFGERGILDYLDAQRVLRSARSELIAAQYELQVAAIQIDKLMSASPGVNTAPASSMPDLPNLN; this is encoded by the coding sequence ATGAAGACCAAGAAAACGTTGACTTGGGCCGCCGCGCTGTCGTTGATGAGCGCGCCGGCCTGGGCCGCGCAGCCCGTGCCGGCCGGCGTTACCGCCGCGCCCGGGGCTGCCTCGCCACAAGCGGCGAAGCTCGCCGCCAAGGCCATGGCGCGCGCTACCACGCCAGCCCCCGATACGTTCGACCTGCCGCAGTTGCTGCAACTGGCGCAGTCGACCAACAAGGGCGTGGAAGCCGCGCAGGCCAATGTGGATGCCGCCACGGCTGCTATTACCAGCGCCCGTGCGTATCCGAACCCGCAGGTGGAAGTGATGTATGGACGCCTGTCCGGCAAGCAGCCGGGCGTGACCAGCGGCAATGCGCCGTCCTACGCAATCGTCCAGAAACTCGATTACCCGAACCAGCGCAATCTGCGCGAGCAGATGGCGGGCCGCGGCCTGGAGGCTTCCGAGGCAATGCGGCAAGGCTTCCGCAGTGACCTGGCCGCGCGCGTGAAGACGTCGTACTACCAGGTGCTTCGCCGCGAGACCGAACTGGCCGCCGCGCGCGAGGACCTGAACATGATGCGGCAGATCCAGGAGCGCGCGAAGGTGCGCGTGAACGTCGGCGAGGCCCCGCGCTATGAATTGATCAAGGCCGACACGGAACTGCTGGCTGCGCAAAAGACGCTGCAGACGGCGGAGCTGCGCGTCGACCAGGCCAAGGCCACGCTGCGCCAGCAGGTGGGAGGCGTAATGCCCGCGCGCTTTGCGCTGGACGGCAGCCTCGGGCACGCGCCCGACATGCCTCCGCTGGCAACGTTGCGCGACACGCTTCAGGCCAGCAATGCGGAACTGACCCAGCGCCGCAGCGAGCTGGAACGCGCGAAGCTGGGCGTGGACTACCAGCGCGCGCTGCGCTGGCCCGAGGTGGCGGTGCGTGCCAGCACCGACCGGCAGCCCGACAACAATGTTTCGCAGATCGGCCTGGTGATGACGATTCCGATCTGGGATCGCCGCAGCGGCCCGGTGGGCGAGGCGACGGCGCAGGCCACGCAGGCCCGCACGGCGCTCGAAGCGCGTGAATTCGAGTTGATGCAGGAACTCGACACCGCCTATCGCCAATACGAGATCGCGCAGGCCCAGGTGACGGCGCTGGAATCGGGCATCGTGCGCGAGGCCGAGTCGGCCTTGGGCGTGGCCGAATCCGCCTATCGCTTTGGCGAGCGCGGCATTCTCGACTACCTCGACGCCCAGCGCGTGCTGCGTAGCGCGCGCAGCGAGTTGATTGCCGCGCAATACGAACTGCAAGTCGCCGCCATCCAGATTGACAAGCTCATGTCGGCCTCGCCGGGCGTCAATACCGCCCCTGCGTCGTCCATGCCCGACCTCCCGAATCTGAACTGA
- a CDS encoding efflux RND transporter periplasmic adaptor subunit has translation MRPQFLLSFAAAAVMMLSLAGCSDDPAPAAEAPKLPPGIVKPEENLKRTLKVAPVAASPFSEMLRVAGRIDFDEQRVSRIGASVTGRVTDLYAVLGQEVKAGQVLARLHSSELGAAQMAFLKAEAQNTLQARNAERARQLFAADVIGRAELQRRESEYAIAAAEARAYRDQLRVLGMSAASIATLAKSGSIESYSPVFSSINGTVVERNVAQGQVVQPADALYTVADLSRVWVVAEVPEQQAAQVAEGQSVDIEVPSLANSNGRITGKLIYVGRTVNPQSRTVLVRTELQNKDGRLKPAMLATMLIAAKPVELLVVPGSAVVREGNDEQVYVEVGDGQYRLTKVKLGPESDGMRVVQSGIKPGDRVVVEGAFHLDNERKQQEQG, from the coding sequence ATGCGTCCCCAATTCCTGCTTTCCTTTGCAGCCGCCGCCGTGATGATGCTGTCGCTGGCCGGCTGTTCCGATGACCCCGCCCCGGCCGCCGAGGCGCCAAAGTTGCCACCTGGCATTGTCAAGCCCGAGGAGAACCTCAAGCGCACGCTCAAGGTGGCGCCGGTTGCCGCGTCCCCATTCAGCGAGATGTTGCGCGTGGCGGGCCGTATCGACTTCGACGAGCAGCGCGTCTCGCGCATTGGCGCCAGCGTGACTGGCCGCGTGACCGATCTCTATGCCGTGCTCGGCCAGGAAGTCAAGGCCGGCCAGGTGCTGGCCCGCCTGCACAGTAGTGAACTGGGCGCTGCCCAGATGGCCTTCCTGAAGGCCGAAGCGCAGAACACGCTGCAGGCCCGCAATGCTGAGCGCGCGCGGCAACTGTTCGCCGCCGACGTGATCGGCCGTGCCGAACTGCAGCGCCGCGAAAGCGAATACGCGATTGCCGCGGCGGAGGCTCGTGCTTACCGCGATCAACTGCGCGTGCTCGGCATGTCCGCCGCGTCGATCGCCACGCTGGCGAAGAGCGGCAGCATCGAGTCGTATTCGCCGGTGTTCTCGAGCATCAACGGCACGGTGGTCGAGCGCAATGTGGCGCAGGGCCAGGTGGTGCAGCCGGCTGACGCGCTGTACACGGTGGCCGATCTGTCGCGCGTGTGGGTCGTCGCCGAGGTGCCCGAGCAGCAGGCTGCGCAGGTGGCCGAAGGGCAGAGCGTCGATATCGAGGTGCCGTCACTGGCCAACAGCAATGGTCGCATCACGGGCAAGCTGATCTACGTGGGTCGGACCGTGAATCCGCAGTCGCGCACGGTGCTGGTTCGTACCGAACTCCAGAACAAGGATGGCCGTCTCAAGCCCGCCATGCTTGCCACCATGCTGATCGCCGCCAAGCCGGTGGAACTGCTGGTGGTGCCGGGTTCAGCCGTGGTCCGTGAAGGCAACGATGAACAGGTCTATGTGGAAGTTGGCGACGGCCAGTACCGCCTGACCAAGGTGAAGCTGGGCCCGGAGAGCGACGGCATGCGTGTGGTCCAGAGCGGCATCAAGCCTGGCGACCGCGTGGTCGTGGAAGGCGCGTTCCATCTGGACAACGAGCGCAAGCAGCAGGAGCAGGGGTAA
- a CDS encoding nitrogen fixation protein NifQ — translation MNRSLLLLDAFAAQPGDPVTRALAGVLESACAGRLPRFAQWLGLPPDAFRHMLDHCFPGAAQAGWAPDVPPQAPDSLPCEFADLVEMLEDGCTPGAAGTLVPLVHWAAHALACGCFGHTHLWQDMGLSGRDDVSALLRQVFWPVFAANTTDMKWKKFFYHRVCERLDIHPCPEPSCEGCDHYAACHGAESAIESAIESVIESVIVRQPRS, via the coding sequence ATGAACCGCTCACTGCTGTTGCTGGATGCCTTTGCCGCCCAACCCGGCGATCCCGTTACACGGGCGTTGGCCGGGGTACTGGAGTCCGCCTGCGCGGGGCGCCTGCCGCGCTTCGCGCAATGGCTCGGCCTGCCGCCGGACGCGTTCCGGCACATGCTGGATCACTGCTTTCCCGGGGCCGCGCAGGCGGGGTGGGCGCCCGATGTTCCGCCACAGGCGCCGGACAGCCTGCCGTGCGAATTCGCCGATCTGGTGGAGATGCTCGAGGACGGCTGCACGCCGGGCGCGGCAGGGACGCTGGTGCCGCTGGTGCATTGGGCCGCGCACGCGCTGGCCTGCGGCTGCTTCGGCCATACGCACTTGTGGCAGGACATGGGCCTGTCCGGGCGCGACGATGTGTCCGCGTTGCTGCGGCAGGTCTTCTGGCCGGTCTTCGCGGCCAATACCACGGACATGAAATGGAAGAAGTTCTTCTATCACCGCGTCTGCGAGCGGCTCGATATTCATCCTTGCCCTGAGCCCTCGTGCGAGGGCTGCGACCATTACGCGGCCTGTCACGGCGCCGAATCAGCCATCGAATCAGCCATCGAATCGGTCATCGAATCGGTCATCGTGAGACAGCCCCGCTCCTGA
- the imuA gene encoding translesion DNA synthesis-associated protein ImuA yields the protein MTVSSHVTPPTVVAGHAASSSSAPRASVSELEHRYPGLWRAGQLGRAGRLPVCPTGYDALTAELPGGGWPVGAVTELLLAQGGAGELRLLMPALRALAAAGRCIGFVDPPYLPNAAGLAAGLADGGLPARQLYWVRPQAGASVASRRADMAWAAEQMLRSQAFGAVLVWLPAARPEALRRLQVLAQAGDTVVWVLRPIRVLHESSPAMLRLALSPLPGNLLSIVFHKRRGPARDTPLLLPLEGMLHVPRRAGVPAVPTPVALVVPATPAGADHHVPDISDIRGSASHPGVLDRGAPAAPAAGRAAAELA from the coding sequence ATGACCGTGTCATCGCATGTCACGCCGCCGACAGTCGTGGCGGGCCATGCGGCTTCCTCCTCCTCCGCGCCCCGTGCATCGGTGAGCGAACTCGAGCACCGCTACCCCGGGCTGTGGCGCGCGGGTCAGCTCGGCCGCGCCGGACGCTTGCCCGTGTGCCCGACCGGGTACGATGCCCTGACGGCCGAACTGCCGGGCGGCGGCTGGCCTGTTGGCGCCGTGACCGAGTTGCTGCTGGCCCAGGGTGGCGCGGGCGAATTGCGTCTGCTGATGCCGGCGTTGCGTGCGCTGGCCGCGGCGGGGCGCTGCATCGGTTTTGTCGATCCCCCGTACCTGCCCAATGCGGCAGGGCTGGCGGCAGGACTGGCCGACGGTGGCCTGCCCGCGCGTCAGCTTTACTGGGTACGTCCACAGGCTGGTGCGAGCGTGGCATCGCGCCGCGCCGACATGGCGTGGGCGGCCGAGCAGATGTTGCGCAGCCAGGCGTTCGGCGCGGTGCTGGTCTGGCTCCCGGCGGCGCGGCCAGAGGCGCTGCGGCGTCTGCAGGTGCTGGCGCAGGCCGGCGATACCGTGGTGTGGGTGCTGCGGCCGATCCGCGTGCTGCACGAATCGTCGCCGGCCATGCTGCGGCTGGCGTTATCGCCGTTGCCCGGCAATCTGCTATCCATCGTTTTTCACAAGCGGCGCGGCCCGGCACGCGACACGCCGCTGCTGTTGCCGCTGGAAGGCATGCTTCATGTGCCGCGGCGCGCGGGTGTACCCGCGGTGCCCACGCCGGTCGCTCTGGTCGTTCCAGCAACTCCGGCAGGAGCCGATCATCATGTTCCCGATATCTCCGACATCCGCGGCAGCGCCAGCCATCCCGGCGTACTGGATCGCGGTGCACCTGCCGCGCCTGCCGCTGGACGCGCTGCAGCCGAGCTGGCCTGA